The DNA window TGGGCAGCTGTGTCAGTGGATCTTGATTAGAGTTAATCTCCAGTTCTTTTCGTAACAAGATATGATGAATTTCGCCATTTGACATTAAGCCCATTACGAGTACAGCTATAGCAGCGAATGCAGACATTAACAATATAATAGATAGCGGTGCCGGCGTAGAAACAAACATAAAGATAGATTTCACTACCTCAAAGACTAAGAGACCTATCATCATTCGTTTAATATCAAGTACTGCAAAAAACTTGTTCGTTTTTAGCTTGTTGCGAAATAAACTTCCCACTAAGACTGGTAAAACAATTGACTGCAAAATTCCGATTATCACTGTTGGACCACCAAGAGATAGGCGATAAATAGATGGGAAAATTGCAGATAATATCCCTAGTTTCCAGCCGCCTACATAAGAAATAAAATAAAGTGCTACTTCTCGCAAATCAAGCCTCATACCCATATAAAAATAAGGTTTGTACATAACTGAAAATGTCAAAAAGCTAGTAAATGCAACAATTAATAACATCAGTCGCTTTGATTCAGTCAATTCAGGGAATAATAATTCCTTTGTTTTTAATGCTAAATACAATAATGCAATAATTAATGCCATATTCTCGAGAAAGAAAAAAAGCATCGTCCCCATTCAAACAACTCCTAAAAATCTATACTAATAACATTTTACAATTTATATGTCAAAAAATATAGATAAAACACAATATTATACAAGAATCTACTTAAAAAAACCTCTTTGGCCATCACTTTCGTGAATAGCTAGAGAGGGTTATTGGATTGAGGCATGTTTCAATAGTTTAGCCATGTATAATTCGTTAGCATATTCTCCGTCCATGCAAATTGAATCACGTTTGACTCCTTCTACGATAAAGCCCATTTTTTTATACAAAGCAATAGCTGCTGTATTTT is part of the Planococcus sp. PAMC 21323 genome and encodes:
- a CDS encoding GGDEF domain-containing protein, which codes for MGTMLFFFLENMALIIALLYLALKTKELLFPELTESKRLMLLIVAFTSFLTFSVMYKPYFYMGMRLDLREVALYFISYVGGWKLGILSAIFPSIYRLSLGGPTVIIGILQSIVLPVLVGSLFRNKLKTNKFFAVLDIKRMMIGLLVFEVVKSIFMFVSTPAPLSIILLMSAFAAIAVLVMGLMSNGEIHHILLRKELEINSNQDPLTQLPNMRFFRAEIQKLISKDVPLAIIMLDVDSFKTYNDTHGHQKGDTVLRSIGQLMKDNIRPNDYVARYGGEEFILCITQPFGEDITLEIADKVRSAIEKYPFDGQQLQPKGNLTVSLGVSLSSADKTLDQLIGEADKALFQSKRSGRNQVTIFDEVTQIEAIEA